GTGTATAATATAGGTTCCtaaacatttatttatttatctatttatatatataaaatgatacatcttgtttatttataatttattaatttgtaagattaatttacaaatttaatttttatagcgtcagaaaaattagaatttagtATTTATGATTTTTCATTAAGATCAAGTCTATTTGATTTTACAAAGTCTTAATGAATGACTCTATCAAATCATATACATGAGTAAGAACTAAATCCTAAAATTTCTTGGAAATTTGCATTTTcaaattgttttaatttttctcaacaaagaaaaaggaaaaagagaaagggaaagaaaaagagaaaaaacaaaaaacaagggTAAGAGTGGGCCCAGCCCAGTGGGCCAGTTATGCTAACGTCACGGTCCACAACCCCAGCCCGCAAATTTGTTCAAATTTCTAAGGAAATACCAAAAGCTACGCATTGACTCCATCTCTTTCGCACGTGTGAAAATTCCCTCGGTCTTAATTTGCATTCCTGACACGTGTTACCAAGAATAAATAAAGCAAGTgccaaattaattaattaaagcgCGTCAGTTGTAGAGGCCGTTCGTTTCATCGTCCGCTGTGGCGCCTTCTCCCTTTTTCACTTCCAACTATAAAACCATAATCCAAAGCTTCCATTTCCCCAAAACTTTCCGCCATTTTCGCACACCTTAATCTCCTCTCTAAACCTGGTGAGAACAGCGACTGTTAATTTTCAAACGATGGAACCTGATGAAGGTCCGGCGCATCTCTCGCTGTCGCCGACTTTTAGTAGCTATTCTTCAGGTAGTTGTAGCCTTGCTGAAATTGCTGCTAGAGTTGTTCGAGAAGTTGGAGAAGAACCGTTTGCAGATGCTGATAATTACGGCTGGGAGGCTCAAGGTTCTGTTTACCGTTTCCGAGAAAATGTGTCCACCGGCTCTGCGTCGGAAGGAGTTAGAAGTAATGACGGTGGTAAAAAttgtgatgatgatgaagagTTTGAGTTTGCTGTTCTCAGAGAACCAGGCTCGTCTACGAGTTCTGCTAATGAAATCTTTTACAATGGCCAGATCAAGCCGGTTTATCCGGTATTCAACATGGACTTACTGCTAGACAACGGCTCGCCGGTAGACAACGGATTGGAGAATTTGAAGAAGAAACCGGCTGTGCGTCGTTTGCCGTTGAGGAAATTGATGAACGAGGAGCGTAAAATAACGTCGTTCTCTTCATCTGGAGTGGACGATCTAGGAGGCGTTCCATTGGATTCGTATTGCGTCTGGTCTCCAAGCCCTGAGAAAACATCGccaggaaaaagaaataaaagaaattctACAGCATCGTCAAACAGGTGGAAATTTAGGGATCTTCTATACAATAACAGTCGAAGTAAAAGTGAAAGAGAGGATGAACTTGTGAAGAGGAAGTCGAGTATTATGAAGAACGATGAAACTGGAAATGTATCAAAGGGAAAGGTAGATTATAGGTCTGGTTTCTTCACATCCTTCTCTGCACAGAACGCTCAGTATGGAAGGAACAGATCGGTGAAAGAACCGGAAAAGAGAAGATCCTACTTGCCATACAGACAACATTTGGTAGGATGTGTGGCTGATGCCAAAGGAAGGATATAGAATTTGCTTCCAATTTCTGAAGATTTGTTTGTGGATGCATTTCTGGAGCACATAACTATGATTCAAAAAGAACTGAAAAATTGTGTAGTTTCCAATCAGGTTTAAATTAGGTTTGTTCTCGTCTCTATAATTTTGTATATTTCATCAATTCTTTTTCTGTTCCAAAATGCTGTTTCCTTTTGTTGTGCTGTGTATTACACAAATTACAAGTTGCTTGTGATTGTATCCAATCTTCCTTTTAATGAAGACGATTCACAATGCGTTTCATGTGTCTCTTGATGACTTTCTTCAATTCTCTCCACTTGCAAGTTTTTGATGATTAATTGTTCCTGTTGTTAATGGTTGATCCATTTTT
The sequence above is drawn from the Cucumis melo cultivar AY chromosome 2, USDA_Cmelo_AY_1.0, whole genome shotgun sequence genome and encodes:
- the LOC103502406 gene encoding uncharacterized protein LOC103502406, producing the protein MEPDEGPAHLSLSPTFSSYSSGSCSLAEIAARVVREVGEEPFADADNYGWEAQGSVYRFRENVSTGSASEGVRSNDGGKNCDDDEEFEFAVLREPGSSTSSANEIFYNGQIKPVYPVFNMDLLLDNGSPVDNGLENLKKKPAVRRLPLRKLMNEERKITSFSSSGVDDLGGVPLDSYCVWSPSPEKTSPGKRNKRNSTASSNRWKFRDLLYNNSRSKSEREDELVKRKSSIMKNDETGNVSKGKVDYRSGFFTSFSAQNAQYGRNRSVKEPEKRRSYLPYRQHLVGCVADAKGRI